TGGGCTGGTCGCGGGGAAGAGGGGCTGGAAATAGGCTTGAAGTGGGACGGAAGGTTGATCCTGGGGTGGAGCCTCGGGACAGGGGCACGTGATGGGAGCTTTGGGGTTAGATCTTGGCGCTTGGGTTTGAGGCTTCGTAGTTCCGCGAGTTGGGATGGAAGGGGGTACGCAGAAGTGGTCGCTCAGGCTTAGCCCCTTGAGGTGCGACGCAAggattttgtaattttctttagaCCGCCGTCTTCCCCCTTCTCGCAAGGGGACTAGAGTCTGCAatgtttggaaagaaagaaggaccAGGGTTCTTCTGACAACTTAGCTCCGGGAGGAAGTAAAGGCCCCGGGGCTCCCACCCTAAGGGGAGGAAACACAGGGTCCTGAAGTGTTTGCCCTCCCCTCCTGCAGGTCGCTACCATGAGGTTAAATGAGAACACTTTGCTGCTGGGGAAGAAGGTGGTGCTAGTACCTTACACCGCAGAGCACGTGCCTAGGTAACAGTCCACCTAACACGGGATGCAAACTCCTCTCCCAGGATGTAGCGAAGAGGGTCAGCCTTCCTCATCCCAAATCCCAGAGGCGGCTTGCTCTGGGAAGCAGAAACATTGCTGCGAGAAGTCCTTACAGAAAGAAGCCAGCACTGAAGCAGAGGTTGAGGACTTCAGCAACCCCTCCCCCAGCATTCGCCTTCCGTCCTTTCAGCTTCCGTTTTGGACTTTCTTCAGAGAATGATTTTATGTAAACTAAATGGGTGTAAGAAAAGAAACGGCATAATTGTAAATTAGTGACATTTCTcttcttagttcttttttttaagattttattgatttatttgacagagatcacaagtaggcagagaggcaggcagagagagcggaggaagcaggctccccgcggagcacagagcctgatgtggggctccatcctaggaccctgggatcatgaccagagccgaaggcagaggctttaacccactgagccacccaggcacccctctttttttttttttttttttaagatttattttagagagagtgggattgggggagggggcagagggagaaagaatcctgaagtaacctccccatggagcagggagccagatgcagggctcgaccccagggccatgacccgagcctaaggcagacacttaacaactgagccatccaggggccccggTATGCTCTGTTCTTGAAGCCATGACTGTATCTTGTCATAAAAGCTGATAAGAGCTGATGGGTTGTTCTGATGTCTGCTGTTCTGAAAGGCCAGAGCTGAGTCTCAGGGTGGGACTCCTGCCAGGGCAGCTGGCAAACGTCTGGTAGCCTGGAATGGTGGTGATGTAGGGGTATACTCTCTccttgtagtttttcttttttaaaagatttatttgagagagagagcaagcatgtgcACGCAAGTGGGGGGTGGACAGGGAacggagggaaagggaggagtaggttctttgctgagcagggagcccactcaGGGCTCGATTGGGCTCTatttcaggaccccaggatcatgacctgagctgaaggcagacacttaactgagccacccaggcactcctgtagtttttctttttgggggttcCAATCTGGCCTTTGTGGAGGCATGTCCAGCTGTCTTTACAGCTTGCCATAGACTTTCGCTCAGGAATTTGAGGAATGTTTGCCTTAATACGATTCCTCTAGCGCTGACCCCTGAGACAGCATGGGAAGCTGGAGAGACAGAACGGACCCCTCCTGCTGTTCTCTTGTAAGACTAGCTCGCTTCTaggaccttttttctttttttaaagattttattatttacttatttatttgagagagacagcaagagagggaacataggcagggggaatgggagagggagaagcaggcttcccactgagcagggagcctaatgcagtgctcaatgccaggacccctgggatcatgacctgagctgaaggcagatggttaatgactgaacaacccaggcacccctgcttctaGCGCTAGTGCTTGTGGCCCTTTGCCTTAGCTTTTATTAGCTTTTATAaccctttccttgttttttttttttttttggagggagcGTGCATGAGCGCCAAGTTgcgagcagtgggaggggcagagggaaagagagaatcccaagcagtctccatgcccagctctgggctgatgcagggctccatctcacaacccagagattgtgacctgagttgaaatcaagagtcgggcgcttaaccgactgagccaccgcaCGCCCCTCCTTGGATCTTTCATGAGCCCCGTGTTAGCCCCGTGGGCTGCTGCTTCCTACCATCTACTTCTTCATCTCAGAAAATGTCAGACCCTACTCCTGAGTCAGTCCTGCATGCCCAAGGCCATCCCCCTGTCCCTGCAGGTACCACGAGTGGATGAGATCAGAGGAGCTGCGGCGTCTGACCGCCTCGGAGCCACTGACTCTGGAGCAGGAACATTCCATGCAGCGGAGCTGGCGGGAGGACGCGGACAGTGAGGAGCGCGGGCCCTGGGCCGGGCTGGCAGCGGGAGGGCTGGCTCCAGAGGCGAGGCAGTCTCcggcttccctccctttctctagcCTTCTGGGCCCCAGAAGCTTTGTGAAAAAAACCCTTCCTGAAAAGTCTGGGAGGTGCCAGAAACCATCCTACTCTGATGCTCCTGGAAGCCAGGCCCCATGACCGAGGCTTCTGCCTTTTGCCCCCACTCACAACATCAGACTTGGAATGattttggagaaagaagagtGTGTAGGGCTCTGGCTGTACCTGGAGGCCCTGCCCCTCATGGGTCTTGCTCAAACACAGTTGTGGTTCCTGCTCTCTGAGAACACAGCTGCTGTTGGGGCTCCATTCTTTCCCGCATAAGACAAATTTAGGGCTTTGTCATCAGCTAAGGGAAGCTTGGCTCGTTTTCCTCCTGGCCCACTGTGCTCTCCAGTTCTGTGGTTTAGGTAGGAAGACTATGGTCCCATCGCCTCTTCGGGGAGAGTAGGTGATAACCGTGTTGCCTCATTTTCAGAGTGTACATTCATTGTGCTGGATGCAGAGAAGTGGCAGGCCCGGCCGAGCACCACTGAAGAGAGCTGCATGGCGGGAGACGTAAACCTCTTTCTCACAGATCTGGGGGACCCCTCCCTGGGGGAGATTGAGGTCATGATTGCAGGTTGGTTCCGCCtggccctgccttccctccctctggcccGCGGAGCTGCTGCACCCTGAGCCAGCCGGGACTGCGTAGGGTTCTCCGGGCAGTGATTCCCCCCTGGTCGGCAGCTTTATTTCTGTCCTCTGCTTAGGGGTGAATTTAACCTTTGGTTTGTGGAGCGGGGGGCGGGGAAGTGGTCTCCAGACTTCATTCTGCCCTGTTCCTGCTGGGGGCGCTGAGTGCTGAGGACCCTCCCAAGATCTCCCCACGCTGCGGGAGGAGCCCCTCTAGTCTGTGTCTTCCTTGGTCCACAGCCTTCCCCTAAGACTGTCCTAATGAGGCAGGACACTGAGGTTAAAGGGTCGGCTTTGGGGTTGAGTTGCTGGGAGCCCTTTGCGGGTCATTTTGACTTCTCTTTGTCTATTTCCCTGTCTGCTCAATGGCAGTAATAGCACCAGCCGGTCCAAGTTGAGGATGAACCAAGGTTTGGGCTGCCTCACGGCTCTGCCTGCCGTGGAGCCCCGCACACGCCGCCAGTGACTACCGTTGTTTCTCCTAGAGCCCGGCTGCAGGCGCAGAGGCTTTGGCACCGAGGCTGTTCTCATGATGATGTCTTACGGTGAGGAAGCCTCAGAGACAGTGGGGGCATGGTCAGGCCccaggttggggggtggggcacgtTGGGAGGGGCCTTCCTCAGGCCTGAGGGTGGGGACCAGGGGACAGATGCCTGCATTgccaagtgggaggggcagggcaggggctgtgaGGGGCTGGCTTCATTCTGTGGCTCGTCCCTCTCCCCCATCTTCTCTGGAAGGAGTGACCAAATTAGGTCTGACCAAATTTGAGGCTAAAATTGGGCAAGGAAATGAACCGAGTATCCGGATGTTCCAGAAGCTTCACTTTGAGCAGGTGAGGATGTTGCTGGTGGAAGGGCAAGGCCTGAGGCAGGTGGTGGGGCCTGGTGGTGCTGGAGCTTGTGGCTGTacctgccccccccgccccccccttgCTCACACAGGTGGCTGTGAGCAGCGTCTTCCAAGAGGTGACGCTCAGGCTGACAGTGAACGAGCATGAGCGGCAGTGGCTTCTGGAGCAGACCAGCCACGTGGAAGAGAGGTGCTATGGAGATGGGTCGCCGCAGTCCCAGTGACAGCTGGCCTTGTCAGCAGCCGCCCCATGTGAATGGGGGTGCTGGGACCACACAGAACAGCAGAGTTCCGTAACACAAAGTGAACTGTTGGGGGCTTCGGGGCACTGTGCACCTGGCCCCTCTGTAGCCTGTGACTCTTCCTGTGGGGCGCTTCGGACTCTGGCCTCCCTCAGGCTGGTCGTGTGGATGAGTGACTTCCGAAACAGCCCATCCTCCTGGCCAGCCCTGGACTTGGAACTTGGAGTGGACAGCGTGAAGCCCCAGGAggcagggtggtggtgggagcaGAGGCGACTGGGGGCCTGGTGAAGGGAAGGCCAGAGGCACCCTGTGGAGGCGGCCCTGGCTGGGAGTAAACCACACTGCACGGCACCTTGTCTGGCTTTTTCTTTGGGCCCATGCGCagtgaggttgggggtggggtcaggGCAAGAAGAGCGCAGTCTGCTTTCATCCTGCAGCAGCACGCTGAGCGTGATCCCAGAAGTTTGGAAGGGAATGAGCTAGGCCCTGAACGACAGGTGGCTCAGAATGTGGGTAAAACCCTTGTCGTCCTCCCTCCTCTTTGGACCCGGGAGCGTTGTGGGCGCAGCTCCCTCTGCTGGTGAACCCTGGAGCCTCTGCTGAGCTGTAAGGGCTGCAGGAGAAAGCAGAAGCCGCTCTGTGTACCTTCCCAAAGGGACCTCCGACCTCCCCACACTCTGCTCTTCGGCCTCTGGGAGGAGCTGCGCCTCACAAACCCACAAGGGGGCGCCAGAAGCACAGGTTTCGGATGGCAGGGGCCGCCTAGCAGCAGGACACGGGACATCCCTCAACTCCCACCTGTCCCGTCATATGGGTGGCTGTTGAGGCCAAACAGGTTTCAAAACGTGGCCATGGAAGAGACCTTTAAAGGTACCCCATAATCTCAAAGGGGGGAAACCTTCAGATGATTTGCATTGACGTTGCTTAAGGTAGCGGAGCCAGAACGTGGCTGGGGCCCTCGGCTCCCAGCACCCCTTCCTTGCCCCGTCCCCATGCAGACGTGTATTCCAACACTTCCATGTAGATGGGAAACTAGAGTCTGACTCTGCTTGCTGGGCACGGACAGTTTGTAGTGTGTCTGGTCCCTCAGTGATAGTTTGTTGCTCTATCAGGGGCCCCCAGTTTGGGGGAGGGTCCCCTCTGCTGCCCCGTGGAGCAGTCTTCAGGCCTTGCTTAACCTGGCAGGGGCTTCTACCAGGAGTCACAGGCTAGAGGCAAAGTTGGGAGGGCGTGGGCCAGGTCTAAGGCCAGGATACTATGAAAAGGTTTTGAATGGTTTCTCTTAAGGCTGGTGGGAATCTAAACTGAAGAGGCCAAGGTGACCAGATGTGCCCCAGCTTTCTCTGAACCCCAGGGGCTCCCTGGGTCCTCTTTGGTTAGCGGTCTCCTTGAGCATCAGCCTCCCTTCCGCCCAAGCACCTCCGGGCCTGGCAGCCTCAGCCCTTGTGGGCTACCCTAGCAGACGTCCAGGATGTGGCCTCAGGTGCCAGCGGTGGGAAAGACCTGATCTCTTGAGCAGCAGGTATTTTGCCCTTGGAaagccccctccaccccacctgcCACGGAGCCTGTCCTGGACAGCTGCGCTCTGTTCGTGTCCACAGCCAGATGAGATGGTGAATCTGCTGCCAGCCCCAGGCTGCCCCTGCACCCCGCTGGCCGCGAGTAGAAGAGATTGAAGCCCCTCTCTGCATTCTACATGCAGCTCCTCTGGGGCCTTCACCAGTTCTGTGCTCCTGAATCAGAAAGTGCATGAGGTCCTCGGAGCATGTCAACCTCCCCTCCCACGTCCTACCTGAAGgtttgccgggggggggggggggggggggcgggcgtaGGCAGGCAGCCTTTGCATCCATTCAGGAGCTGGGCAGGTCCCACTCCCACAGGTAGCACGCAGGCAGCTACAGCCCTCAGCATACAGCCGCCCACGTGGTACTACTCCCCTGTCAGAGTTCCAGAAGCCTGGACTACACCACCCTCGGTTAGAGGCCGCCCTGGGGACACCCAGAGCTCTAAAAGACGACACAGAGGCGGAGGCAGGATGGAAGCCAGCTGAATTTGATGGAGTTTCCTTACACTAGGGTGGCTGGGCAGGGGGTAGCCAGACCTGCCCCATGCTGCCCGGGGCTCCAGGGCAGGAATGAAGTTCAAGGTCGAGGTTGATGCTATGTCCTGGATGCAACAACCTGACAAATCATGTTAATTAAGGACACAGAAATCCCTCTAAATTCTGATACTGCACTCAAAAAATCAAATGAACGAAAATAAGATGCCCAAGCCATGGCTCTGAGGAAGATGGACCCCTGTCCGTTCCGCAGTGTCACTGCTGTCACTGGGGATCCTCACCAACCCCGGACTTGGTCATCACTTGGGGTTGCAAGGGAATGGGACCTCTTGCCAGGTCCCCCCCATCCTTGCTTGGTGTGCGTTCCAGTGAGGTCCCTGGGGAGTGGCAAGGGGCTGGAGCACTCCCGGAGGAGGAGCAGGAGTCTGCTTTCTGGTCGGGGCAGGATGGAAACACATTCACCTTCCCAGAAGTAAGGGAAGAGCTTATTTCTCTAGAAAAATCAGATTCAccgatgggggtgggggcagggagggtgctGGTGCTGATTTAAGTGTTGattggaggaggagcagggagtgagtgaggaggagggtgagggagcagggctggggcctgggggctggCCAGGCCCGCCCAGCTTTCCTGGGCACCGGCAGGAGGATGCTCAGAGGTTGCCGAAGAGCTCATTTTTCTTGCTCCAGTCCATCTGCGGGGCCCGCTTGCTGCTGCGCTTCTGATGGGCCCTCTCTTTGGCCACGGCCAGGGAGACGCTGAAGTCCAAGATGGGatcggaggaggaggaggtagacGAGGGGGCCGTGGAGTCCTGTTTCCTGGGGCTGTCTTGGGAGTTCAGCTGCGAAGAGGAggtggcagcagagggagggagtcaGTGCCCGGCCAGGCGCCCCGGTCCTCAGCCTCAGCAAGGTGGCTCCCTTGGGGCAGTGCCCAGGGAAGCCAGGTCACAAGGACAGAACGTGGCACAGCATGTGACCTCCAAGGCAGGCTGGTGTGCCAGGAACGAGCGTGGCCTGGGAATGGGCTTCCTGTAACTCAGTGCCACCCTCTGCCCGCCCAGCCAACAGCCTACCTCCTCACTGGTATCACTGGAGGTGGATCTTGCCAGGGCTGATCTGGGGCTGTCAGAGGCCACCTCGGTCAGAGCTTCACGACTGTTCTCCTGGCACAGAGAAGAGGAGTGTGGGTTGgcaagggatggggtggggaggtccTCAACAAGGAAGTGTGTTCCAGGGAGAACAGGTGCCCTGGTCTGAGAAACCCCACACAAGCCTTTCCCATCGACCCAGAAGCCACACTGCCTTAGTCTGTAGGAGAGtgtagggggttgggggggctggCTGGCCAGCCTTGGGGATTGACATTTCACATTCCTCTAAGGATCAGAGGGCAGGCTGGTTCTACCACCCGAGTGGGAGGGACCACCATGGGATTAGCTAAACTGCTCACAtgcccccaccacccaccccccagctctcCCAAAGTAGCCTTCAGCGTCAACTAGCCTTTTGGGCCAGTGACCGTGGAGGGGCTTTGAGGGGGGTGTGGGGATCCCAGGGGCCTCTGCCTGGCACAGGGAACTGTGATACTCCCTGAATTTCCTGCAGCCCACCTGCTTCCTTGGACTTGACCCCAGGAAGCTTGAAACCTTAACCCCAAAGCAGCTAAGAAGGGCTTTGGAGGAATAAGAGGGATGAGAGTTCTAGGCCCACAGATGGGGTGACAGAAGGTTCAGGTGACCCAAGGCCACCCTCCCTCCACCGCAGTAGCCCCTGGGGATGGGAACCCTCTGAGCAGGCCCTGTAGAAAGCTCCAGCTCTGTGGTCTGCCTCGGAGTCAGCCTGTCCCAGAGTGAAGGTCCTGGCCAAGGCTTCAGCTTGGTGCTCAGCCTCTGCCTGGGTTCCTCTGCGGCCTCGGCTGGCACCAGGCCCCACCATCTCTTCCCCAGCCTTCAcagccttctcttcccttctgcccagggaggaggggaggaggggctttgttcttccaacccagaCTGGAAGTAGCAGGGCCCAGGCAGCGTGCGTCCAGACACTGAAGCTCTGTTCTTGGGGGGAAGAATGGCCTCTTCTGTACGGTGGGGAGTTGAAGGCGGGGCTTGTCACCAGGATAGCGGGCTGCAAGGGGCCCCGCcaggcctctcctctccctcctgcctaaGCGCTCCACACAGGGGCTGAGGGGGGCACTGCCGGCAGCTCCACAGCTCAGGGCTCAGGAGGGGGCCGCAACCTGAGCCCAACGGCCCACTGTCCCAGCCGTGCTGCCTTCCAACCCTTCTCCTACAGCCCCTGGCTTGTTGCGGGCCAGAGGAGCATCAGGGGGTCTTGCCTTTACCTTCTGAATCTCCCCGTTGGTAAAGGGCTCAGGCAAGGGACctaggagaaggggagaaaaaacaagaaaccagCAAGGTGAGTCCAGAAGCTCTGGGGGATGTGGCTGGAGTGGCGCCcggagaggaggagggacagcTGTCGGGTTTGGCCCGTAATTAGACCTTGTGCCCTATGTGAGTGTTTGAGTCCCTTGACTGCAGCCCTCCTGCAGTACGGCTGCCATCCTGGTGACCCGGCACACACACACCTCAGCGAACAAGCTTCACAAAGCAACACACACCCTTACCACCTCGTAATGCTCTCCTGTATTTTCAATTCAGTTTCGTTTAAAGTAGTACGCTAGTCTTTGCCTGCTAGGTAGATCTCACGAACCACAGATGGGTCATGAACAATTTGGAAAAACTGCTGTCCTTCAGGGGGAGGAAATTCCAGGCTGCCTACCTAGGAATCATCTGGGAAGCATGTCAGAAATGCAGATCCCCAGGCCTGGGCACCAGAGTGGGAAACACACCCCCGACTCCGGGCAGCAGCGGCCTCACCTAAAAGAGAAAATCATCCCCACTCCTGCTTGCCAATGTGCAGGTTGACGGGGTGCTCAGGAGGAGAGAACACCAGCCTGGGGTCCCCCCTCGCTGGGCTGAGGCAGGGCCCCGCCTGGCTGTAGGTGGGACTGTTCTACCGCTGGGGCTGGTCAGACTGTGTGGGTTTCTTCGGACTCTTTCTTCCCTATCAACGTGCATCTTTCCTGGGGCCTGGACTTCAGGCATACCTGACTCACCACTTCCCCCCTACTGCTACCCACCCTCTCCCCATAGTGGCTGAGCACGGGATCGCTGGGACACGGGGAccctcacccactccccaccccctggtTGTCTCCGGTGGTCAGGAGGCAGCTGCTGGGAGGGCGTTCTTCTCTGTGGGGGGCAGGTATACCCAGCTGGGAGGAGTGGAGGGCAGCctggagacaccccccccccaataccTGGGAAGGATACTTGCCCTCAGGCCCCTCCCTGTGTGGCTCCTCAGGCCAGAGGCTACAATCCCCACAATCACCACCAAGATTCTCAGGGCCCATCCCACCCAGCCACAGAGATAAGAAGAAGGAATGTCTGAGGGCTGATTCCTTAGGGGTAGGTGGGGGAAGGAAGCTGGAGGCCTCAGGGGAAGGTATTTCAGCAGCTGTGAATCCGAATCTCCACCCAGAGCAAGGATGGAGCTTCTAGGGCCTGGATCTCCCCCTCACGGAGGAAGGCGACTATCTTGAGTTATCTATAGCTTCTGTGAACTCGGGAAACAAGGATACGGCGGTGCTCTACCTCCCAGGCCTGGAGTCTGCGTCCACCTGACCCCTCCACCCAGAGGCGAAGTCTGTGCCAGGACCTTTAGGTGGATCACCCCCTACAAATAAAAACCCCCCACAACCTTAGGGAGGCCCTGCCCACTGCAAAGTCCAAAGAGGTCCCACCCACCCTACTTCGCCTTCCCCAGGAGCCATCTCTCCAGGGAGAAAGTCCACACCAGGGAGAAGAGCTTTGCTTAactccttcctgccctccagcAGCAGCCTGGCCCCGTTGGGCTGGGGCTTGGGCAGGGGGAGGTGCCAGGCTTGGCAgcgtgttgggggtggggtggggagggcaggggcccgGGAACCAGGGACCAAGGAGGCACCCACTGGCGTCTAGAGCCAGTGAGCCTGGGTTTCCAAGACAAcctgagaagggaggggaggcagggggccCCTGTCACTGGACTCTGATCTGACCAAGCAAAGCTGGAGTTAACCCTTCCCTTGCATGAGCGCTGCCTGGAGAACCTACtaggggggcaggggctgggacgGAGGCCTCCCTTCAGTGCTGAGGCTCTGGTCTGGGAATAAGTACCTCCGTCCGCCCAGTCTCACCATCCCTCGTGATGGCTCAAGCCCGTCCACTGCCATCCCGGCTTCCTCTCCCGACATCAGGCCCCTCTTTTCCCCAAACTCCcctgagggagggggaggaagctaTTAAACAGGAAACTGTCCACCCGTCAGCCAGGACACAGTGAGATCTAGAGCACTGGCCACCAACGTCCCTGACCCCGGGGCTTCCGCTGCTCACCGCTCAGGTGCTCCTGAGATGGGATCACTCTGCATTTCTTGAAGAACTCATCAGTCTCCTTGTCAACCACCAGCAGCTTGGTCTCATCCCCACCGGCTTTGATGGCGGACACCACGTCCCCGTGCTGCTtgccctccacgcagaccccatTCACctgttgtggggggaggggaggtcagggGTTACTGGCACAGTTTTAGGGGGGCAGGTGGAGGTGGTGTGAAGGGTCCTCTTCCTGTCCTCAGCCAGCTGGCAGTCTGGGGACACGAAACCCACCTGGCCTGGGAGTCCTGAACTAGAAGCCAAGTGGTCCTCCCACTTGACAATCAAATGAAGAGGCAGGACACGTgagaaaaagccaaagaaaatatccagaaaagaCTAAACAAACACAGCTGTGACAGAAGGACAGGAAAGATCGGCGAGGCCTGGGATGGGCCTGAGCGTTTCTATGTACTTGTGTCCGACTTCCCGCTCTGGGCCGTGGTTTGCTCACGTGTAAAATGAGAAGTCTTGGGAGAGCGGTTCTTCTAGCTCGAAGGTTCTAAGACTGAGATTCTGGGGCTCGCCCATGGCAGAGGGTTCACGTTTCCTTTCCTCCCGAGCACCACACAAAGAGTTCTGAGTGCACCTGCCACCACGGAGGCCTCAGGCAGTAGGGACACTCTGTAGGTGACCCCACATGTCCACTGGAAGGGCTGGGTGGATCCTGGGCTACTGAGTGTCTCTCTCCGTCAATAAGAACCcagagaaggtggggggagggaattaGGCTATCGGCCATCCATCGCCCTTCCTGCCCGCCCTCCggcccacccacccaccatgATTCTCCCCTCTctggttccctccctccctccatctgggCTCCCTGGACCCCTTGCGCCAACCAAGGAGCAGGCGGTGTGATGGCTGCCCCAGGACTGCTGTGGAGGTAGGCAGGAAGCAGGTGTCTGGGAAGAGGCTGGGAAGCATTACCTCCACGATGCGGTCCTGAGCCCGGAGCCCTGAGGCCTCGGCAGGTGAGTCTGGGTCCACTGCCCGGATGAACTGGCCCGGCCTGGACTTGTCGCTGTGCAAGTTGAAGCCGTAGCCATTGGCGCCCTTCTTCATGGTGCAGAGCCGAGGCCGCAGCTCCCgctgtggggacagaggaggaTCCGTGGCCATTCTCCATCCTGTTAGGTCCTGCCCTCCCAGCCTGGTGCCAGACCCCTTCCCGTCCCCCACAAGGAACACATGGGACTAAGGCAAGTTTGCCGGTTCCCACACAGCAATCTGAGAGATGCTGGGCTGGAACCCAGAAGACCTGGCATTGTCGCAcactgcccaggtgccccctccaagCCAGTCACCTCCTTCTGGCAAATGGGAGGCGGGACCAGATTAACTCGAGTCCCTTCCCTTGTGATGTTCTGAGGTTAATTGTGTTATTTTGATTGCTACCTTATGCCTCCCCAGTAGAAGTTCTGTCTGGTCCCCTCTGGGGTTGGGGTGGCACCGCTGCCAGCCTGGCTGGGTGACTGGGGGTTCTGAGCCCCTTGGTACCCAGTTCTCTGCAGCAGCGGAGACAGGGTGTTTACTGAAAGCTGGTCAGTGTGTTTACAGTAAAGCCTTTCCCCATCCAAGCCAAACAGCCCAGCATAAAGGAAGCAGGCAGCCAGATGACCCCAGACCTGGGGGAATCACAGTAAGGAGTCCTGGACAGGACAAGGACCCCCGCCAGCAGAAGGCTGGGGGCAAAGGCAGCAGCAGAACCCCAAAGACCCTGCTGGGGAAGCCTGCATGGTGAAAGGGCTATGAGAAGCagggctgggctgtggggagagCCCAGCGTGGCTGTGGCCACGGCCCTGCCAGAGTCGGGACTGAAAGGGCCCAGGCAGAGTTCTCTCCAGCGCTTGTACACTCGGCTGAGAATGGTTTTCATCATCCTTGGTCCAACTTAAGCCGCTTAGCTTAGACGCTGCAGCCCTCGGACCCATTTACACAACGGAGGGAATCCGGGTGTGCGCAGGCCAAGCAACTGAAACCTCAGCCAGAAGCTTGAGCCCAAGGCCTGACTTGggggtccctctccctctccttccaggcCTGGAGCTGCAGCAGCCAGCCTGCTAGTGCCCAGTGACCCCCAGGCCACGAGCAGAGGAGTCAAGGCCCCCGCCCCAGTGTCAGCTTCCCCAcctactagctatgtgacctggggcaagtaaTTTCCTTCTTGCGCCTCGAGTTCCTCATTCATAGGGTGCCAGGGTCGCGGGGAGGCCAAGTGAGAGAATTCACATAGGTGGGAACACCTGGCAACTTCAAAATCCCTGTGCCTGAGCAGACTTTCCCAGCGCTGGCCACCCTACTGATGAGTCACATTAAGCCGGGAAGGGAGATTCTGGGGGGTAGGGTGCGGGCCAGGCTGCTCTGAGTCGCCAGTCCCCAGCTGGGAGCAGGGCTGGccggggaggcagggaaggagaggagggctTAGGGGCCTCCTGCCCCAACTTGCCAGTCCCAGCAGGCAGCTGCCATGTGGGGCTCCCCACCCTTTCAGTCtcatggggggcgggggtggccggAGGGTGACTTTGCCTTCCTTTAACTGCCCGGGCAGGTCTTTCTGTGTTTCAGGATGTTGGTGGGGTTTGtggaga
This region of Mustela lutreola isolate mMusLut2 chromosome 15, mMusLut2.pri, whole genome shotgun sequence genomic DNA includes:
- the NAT9 gene encoding alpha/beta-tubulin-N-acetyltransferase 9, with amino-acid sequence MRLNENTLLLGKKVVLVPYTAEHVPRYHEWMRSEELRRLTASEPLTLEQEHSMQRSWREDADKCTFIVLDAEKWQARPSTTEESCMAGDVNLFLTDLGDPSLGEIEVMIAEPGCRRRGFGTEAVLMMMSYGVTKLGLTKFEAKIGQGNEPSIRMFQKLHFEQVAVSSVFQEVTLRLTVNEHERQWLLEQTSHVEERCYGDGSPQSQ
- the NHERF1 gene encoding Na(+)/H(+) exchange regulatory cofactor NHE-RF1 — translated: MSADAAAGAPLPRLCCLEKGPNGYGFHLHGEKGKLGQFIRLVEPGSPAEKAGLLAGDRLVEVNGENVEKETHQQVVSRIRAALNAVRLLVVDPETDERLQKLGVQVREELLHAQDGPGQAEPPAATEAQEAGGENEPQAAAPEPRETDKSRPERRELRPRLCTMKKGANGYGFNLHSDKSRPGQFIRAVDPDSPAEASGLRAQDRIVEVNGVCVEGKQHGDVVSAIKAGGDETKLLVVDKETDEFFKKCRVIPSQEHLSGPLPEPFTNGEIQKENSREALTEVASDSPRSALARSTSSDTSEELNSQDSPRKQDSTAPSSTSSSSDPILDFSVSLAVAKERAHQKRSSKRAPQMDWSKKNELFGNL